In the genome of Mycobacterium kansasii ATCC 12478, one region contains:
- a CDS encoding serine hydrolase domain-containing protein → MAKPSVLTTDNGLPSSVKGACDSRFAGLIRAFNALFPGRMFGGGALAVYIDGVQVVDVWTGWSDRRGKVPWTADTGAMVFSATKGLAATVVHRLVDRGLLSYDVPVAEYWPEFGANGKSEVTVSDVLRHRAGLSHLKGVGKKEVLDHLLMEEKLAAAPLDHTHKKMAYHAVTYGWLLSGLARAVTGKGMRELFREELALPLDIDGLHLGRPPADSPTTAAQTLLPQANIPTPVLDFVAPKVAGLSFSGLLGSIYFPGIMSMLQGDMPFLDGELPAVNGVVTARGLAKVYGAIANDGVIDGTRLLSSELVSELRGKPNLTPDLNLGIPFSYHHGYQSSPVPGLLPGYGHIGLGGTLGWADPDTGSSFGYVHNRLLTLLLFDVGSFAGLAPLLSSAISAARRAGPLEVPHLGAPYRGADEQEPAS, encoded by the coding sequence ATGGCGAAACCGTCCGTCTTGACCACCGACAATGGCCTGCCGTCCAGCGTCAAAGGTGCCTGCGATTCCCGCTTCGCCGGGCTCATCCGGGCGTTCAATGCGCTGTTTCCCGGCCGGATGTTCGGCGGCGGAGCGCTGGCGGTCTACATCGACGGTGTGCAGGTTGTCGACGTCTGGACCGGTTGGTCGGACCGGCGTGGCAAAGTGCCGTGGACGGCCGACACCGGGGCCATGGTGTTCTCGGCGACCAAGGGATTGGCCGCGACGGTAGTCCACCGCCTGGTCGACCGCGGGCTGCTGTCCTACGACGTGCCGGTCGCCGAATACTGGCCGGAATTCGGAGCCAACGGCAAGTCCGAAGTCACCGTCAGCGACGTGCTGCGGCATCGCGCCGGGTTGTCTCACCTCAAAGGGGTGGGCAAAAAGGAAGTGCTGGACCACCTCCTGATGGAGGAGAAGCTGGCCGCGGCGCCGCTGGACCACACCCACAAGAAGATGGCGTATCACGCGGTGACCTACGGATGGCTGCTATCCGGTCTGGCCCGGGCGGTGACCGGCAAGGGCATGCGCGAGCTGTTCCGTGAAGAGCTTGCGCTCCCGCTCGACATCGACGGTCTGCATCTGGGCCGTCCGCCGGCCGATTCGCCCACCACGGCGGCGCAGACGCTGTTACCGCAGGCGAATATCCCCACGCCGGTGCTCGACTTCGTCGCGCCGAAGGTCGCCGGGCTGTCGTTCTCCGGGCTGCTCGGTTCGATCTACTTCCCGGGGATCATGTCGATGCTGCAGGGCGATATGCCGTTTCTCGACGGCGAGCTTCCCGCTGTCAATGGCGTGGTCACCGCGCGTGGGCTGGCCAAGGTGTACGGGGCGATCGCCAATGACGGCGTCATCGATGGGACCCGACTGCTGTCCTCCGAGTTGGTCAGTGAACTGCGGGGAAAACCCAATCTGACACCGGATCTGAACCTGGGGATTCCGTTCAGCTATCACCACGGCTACCAGTCGTCGCCGGTGCCGGGATTGCTGCCCGGATACGGCCACATCGGTCTGGGCGGAACTCTTGGCTGGGCCGACCCGGACACCGGCAGCTCGTTCGGCTATGTGCACAACCGCCTGCTGACGCTGTTGCTGTTCGATGTCGGATCGTTCGCCGGGCTGGCGCCGCTGCTGAGCAGCGCCATCTCGGCCGCGCGTCGCGCCGGGCCGCTCGAGGTGCCCCATCTGGGTGCGCCCTACCGGGGCGCCGACGAGCAGGAGCCGGCGTCGTAG
- a CDS encoding aminoglycoside phosphotransferase APH(3'), which yields MCSDVAAGCSPRDVTAELARRLVDTQFPQWSALAITPVARHGVDNRTYRLGDELSIRLPAGDRYAYQVAKEQHWLPRLAPQLPLPIPQPVAMGRPAFHYPHHWSVYRWLDGTTAAEAITDWGPIVRPLARFLRALHRIDAGDAPEPGPHNFFRGAPLPVYAEETCAAIDALDDEIDVAGAQAVWAAATGSTWTGEPCWFHGDVAADNLLTQRGRLTAVIDFGLCGVGDPACDTVLAWTHLDAGSRTTFRRTLDVDAATWARGRGWALWKALVSLRGHLEAGDRHAAAVSRSTIDRVIADHAGER from the coding sequence ATGTGCTCTGACGTCGCCGCCGGGTGCTCGCCGCGGGACGTCACCGCGGAGTTGGCGCGCCGTCTCGTCGACACCCAGTTCCCGCAGTGGTCGGCACTGGCCATCACTCCCGTGGCCCGGCACGGTGTCGACAACCGCACCTACCGGCTGGGTGACGAGTTGTCGATCCGGTTGCCCGCTGGGGACCGGTATGCGTATCAGGTTGCCAAAGAACAGCATTGGCTGCCGCGGCTGGCACCGCAGCTGCCGCTGCCCATACCGCAACCCGTCGCGATGGGCAGGCCCGCATTTCACTATCCCCATCACTGGTCGGTATACCGCTGGCTCGACGGCACCACCGCGGCCGAGGCGATCACCGACTGGGGCCCGATCGTGCGCCCGTTGGCCCGCTTCCTGCGCGCGCTGCACCGAATCGACGCCGGCGACGCCCCAGAACCGGGACCGCACAACTTCTTTCGTGGCGCACCCCTGCCGGTGTACGCCGAGGAAACCTGCGCAGCCATCGACGCCCTCGACGATGAAATCGACGTCGCCGGCGCGCAAGCGGTGTGGGCCGCCGCCACCGGCAGCACCTGGACCGGCGAACCGTGCTGGTTTCACGGCGACGTGGCTGCCGACAACCTGCTGACACAGCGCGGACGCCTCACCGCGGTCATCGACTTCGGGCTCTGCGGTGTGGGCGATCCCGCGTGTGACACCGTCCTGGCCTGGACCCACCTCGACGCGGGCAGCAGAACGACATTTCGCCGAACGCTGGACGTCGACGCCGCAACCTGGGCCCGCGGCCGTGGGTGGGCGCTGTGGAAGGCGCTGGTGAGTCTGCGCGGCCACCTCGAAGCCGGCGACCGGCACGCCGCCGCGGTTTCCCGGTCCACCATCGATCGTGTCATTGCCGACCATGCCGGCGAGCGATAA
- a CDS encoding TIGR00366 family protein, which translates to MTTEKDRQGRRRGVIQPLTALSVRYVERLMPDPYLFAVILTVVVAVLVGLLVDGATPAGALNAWYGGVWGSQNIFTFAFQMVLILVTGYTLAEAPVLKRAIIAVASKPTNQVQAALLCFGVSAVFSLLNWGLGLVAGALVARQVAKRLAGAHFGYLVAAAFMGFIVWTQGLSSSIALANTDAGSPINVIHKLTGTVVPLNLTIFQPYSWVAVIVVLVLLALAIRRMEPAQPLEPDPAVFEDEEPVAAPPAGNRTFAEWLENLWILNVGVFAAGLSYFWLSGFALNISSTVMLFTVTSALLHRTPIRFIRAFSGAARVSGPLLLQYPLYGGIIGLLGYVPAGSGQPLQTVLAAALVTGASQSTLPLLTFVGSIVISLFVPSGGGHWAVQGPVAVDSALAIGQHSPAYLGLISMSVAVGEAVANMIQPFWPLPLLAIAKLNVRQVMGFTVVAFLIGSAVFSAALLVAPHVL; encoded by the coding sequence ATGACGACCGAAAAGGACCGGCAGGGTAGGCGACGCGGCGTGATACAGCCGCTCACCGCGCTATCCGTCCGGTATGTCGAACGCCTCATGCCGGATCCGTATTTGTTCGCGGTGATCCTCACCGTCGTAGTGGCCGTACTGGTCGGCCTGCTGGTCGACGGCGCGACGCCGGCGGGCGCGCTCAACGCGTGGTACGGCGGCGTGTGGGGCTCGCAGAACATCTTCACCTTCGCCTTCCAGATGGTGCTGATCCTGGTGACGGGTTACACGCTGGCCGAGGCGCCGGTTCTGAAGCGGGCCATCATCGCGGTGGCGAGCAAGCCGACGAACCAGGTCCAGGCCGCACTGCTGTGTTTCGGTGTGAGCGCGGTCTTTTCGTTGCTGAACTGGGGGCTCGGTCTGGTCGCGGGGGCGCTGGTCGCCCGTCAGGTCGCGAAACGGCTTGCGGGCGCCCATTTCGGTTATCTTGTCGCCGCGGCGTTCATGGGTTTCATCGTGTGGACGCAGGGGCTGTCGTCGTCGATTGCGCTGGCCAACACCGATGCCGGCAGTCCGATCAACGTGATACACAAGCTGACCGGCACGGTGGTGCCGCTGAATCTGACGATTTTCCAGCCCTACAGCTGGGTCGCCGTGATCGTGGTGCTGGTGCTGCTCGCGCTCGCTATCCGGCGGATGGAGCCGGCGCAGCCACTCGAGCCCGACCCGGCCGTTTTCGAGGACGAAGAGCCCGTCGCGGCCCCGCCCGCGGGCAACCGGACATTTGCCGAATGGCTGGAAAACCTGTGGATTCTCAACGTCGGTGTCTTCGCCGCCGGGCTCAGTTACTTCTGGCTGAGCGGCTTTGCGCTGAACATCTCGTCGACGGTCATGCTGTTCACGGTCACCAGTGCGTTGCTGCACCGCACACCCATTCGGTTCATCCGCGCGTTTTCCGGTGCGGCGAGGGTGTCCGGCCCGCTGCTGCTGCAGTATCCGCTGTACGGCGGGATCATCGGTCTGCTGGGTTATGTCCCCGCTGGATCGGGCCAGCCGCTGCAGACGGTGCTCGCTGCGGCCCTGGTGACCGGCGCCAGCCAATCCACCCTGCCGTTGTTGACCTTCGTCGGTTCGATCGTCATCTCGCTGTTCGTGCCGTCCGGCGGCGGGCACTGGGCTGTGCAGGGGCCCGTCGCGGTCGACTCGGCACTTGCCATCGGCCAGCACTCGCCGGCCTACCTCGGGCTGATCTCGATGTCCGTCGCCGTCGGCGAAGCGGTCGCGAACATGATCCAGCCGTTTTGGCCGCTGCCGCTGCTGGCCATCGCGAAGCTCAATGTCCGCCAGGTGATGGGCTTTACCGTCGTCGCCTTCCTGATCGGTTCGGCGGTTTTCAGCGCTGCGCTGCTGGTGGCGCCGCATGTGCTCTGA
- a CDS encoding fatty acyl-AMP ligase: MNDGFRRGSPAPEGLLEIEDCLAADGSIALPPGTTLISLIQRNIANVGDSIAYRYLDYTRSAEGQAREVTWAQLGVRLAAIGAQIQQLAGNGDRVAILAPQGIDYVAGFYAAIKAGTIAVPLFAPELPGHAERLDTALRDSEPAVVLTTTAASAAVEGFLATHPHLRKPRVLTIDRIPDSAGEQFSPVELDMDAVSHLQYTSGSTRPPVGIEITHRAVGTNLVQMILSIDLLNRNTHGVSWLPLYHDMGLSMIGFPAVYGGHSTLMSPTAFVRRPQRWIQALAAGSRTGRVVTAAPNFAYEWTAQRGLPAEGDDIDLRNVVLIIGSEPVSIEAITTFNKAFAPYGLPRTAFKPSYGIAEATLLVATIDHAAETTAIYLDRQQLGTGRAVRVAADHPNAVVQVSCGHVARSLWAVIVNPDTGAELPDGEVGEIWLQGDNVGRGYWGRPDETRHTFGARLQSALNEHSRTNGAALEGNWLRTSDLGVYLGGELYVTGRIADLITIDGHNHYPQDIEATVAAASPIVRRGYVTAFAAPANELPDAGDTDDSSPRLVIIAERAAGTSHADPKPAIEAIRAAVADRHGLWAADVRFLPAGAIPRTTSGKLARRACRAQYLSGVLGAH, translated from the coding sequence ATGAATGACGGTTTCCGGCGGGGCTCCCCGGCTCCAGAAGGCCTGCTGGAGATCGAGGACTGCCTGGCTGCAGACGGCAGCATCGCGTTACCGCCCGGCACCACCCTGATCTCGCTGATCCAACGCAACATCGCCAACGTCGGTGACTCGATCGCGTATCGCTATCTGGACTACACCCGCTCCGCCGAGGGGCAAGCCCGTGAAGTGACCTGGGCGCAGCTCGGGGTGCGCTTGGCGGCCATCGGCGCGCAGATCCAACAGCTCGCCGGCAACGGTGACCGGGTAGCCATCCTGGCGCCTCAGGGCATCGACTACGTTGCCGGATTCTATGCGGCGATCAAGGCCGGCACCATTGCGGTGCCGCTGTTTGCCCCGGAATTGCCCGGTCACGCCGAACGTCTCGATACCGCACTGCGCGACTCGGAGCCCGCGGTCGTCCTGACGACCACGGCCGCCAGCGCCGCCGTGGAGGGCTTTCTGGCCACCCATCCGCACCTGCGAAAGCCGCGCGTGCTCACCATCGATCGCATACCGGATTCGGCCGGGGAGCAGTTCAGTCCGGTCGAGCTGGACATGGACGCCGTGTCCCACCTGCAGTACACCTCGGGTTCGACGCGACCGCCGGTCGGCATCGAGATCACCCACCGCGCCGTCGGCACCAACCTGGTGCAGATGATCCTGTCGATCGACCTGCTCAACCGCAACACGCACGGCGTCAGCTGGTTGCCGCTCTACCACGACATGGGGCTGTCCATGATCGGCTTCCCGGCGGTGTACGGCGGGCACTCCACCCTGATGTCGCCGACCGCGTTTGTCCGGCGGCCGCAGCGGTGGATCCAGGCGCTGGCCGCGGGGTCGCGGACCGGCCGGGTGGTCACGGCGGCGCCGAACTTCGCCTACGAGTGGACCGCTCAGCGTGGTCTGCCCGCCGAGGGCGACGACATCGACCTGCGCAATGTCGTGCTGATCATCGGATCCGAGCCGGTCAGCATCGAGGCGATCACGACGTTCAACAAGGCGTTCGCGCCCTACGGGCTACCCCGGACGGCGTTCAAGCCCTCCTACGGCATCGCCGAGGCGACGCTGCTCGTTGCGACCATCGACCACGCCGCCGAAACGACGGCGATCTACCTCGACCGGCAACAACTGGGCACCGGCCGGGCGGTGCGCGTCGCGGCGGATCACCCCAACGCCGTCGTGCAGGTCTCGTGCGGTCACGTCGCGCGCAGCCTGTGGGCCGTGATCGTCAACCCCGACACCGGCGCCGAACTGCCGGATGGCGAAGTCGGCGAAATCTGGCTGCAGGGAGACAACGTGGGCCGCGGCTACTGGGGGCGGCCGGACGAAACGCGCCACACCTTCGGCGCCAGGCTGCAATCGGCGCTTAACGAGCACAGCCGCACCAACGGCGCTGCGCTCGAAGGGAATTGGCTGCGGACTTCGGACTTGGGCGTCTACCTCGGCGGTGAACTGTACGTCACGGGGCGGATCGCCGATCTCATCACCATCGACGGCCACAACCATTATCCGCAGGACATCGAGGCCACCGTCGCGGCGGCATCGCCCATCGTCCGGCGCGGATATGTCACGGCTTTCGCGGCACCGGCCAACGAGCTGCCGGATGCTGGCGATACGGACGACTCCAGCCCGCGGTTGGTGATCATTGCCGAACGTGCGGCGGGCACCAGTCACGCCGACCCGAAACCGGCGATCGAGGCGATCCGGGCCGCGGTTGCCGATCGCCATGGGCTGTGGGCCGCCGACGTGCGTTTCCTCCCCGCAGGGGCCATTCCGCGCACCACCAGCGGCAAGCTGGCTCGCCGGGCCTGTCGTGCCCAATACCTCAGCGGCGTATTGGGAGCGCACTAG
- a CDS encoding arylsulfatase, whose amino-acid sequence MVDLPRGNEPFTGAINPTVAGSTPVKPTITYPPAGAPNVVIVLLDDVGFGAASTFGGPVPTPTLERIAGAGLRYNQFHTTALCSPTRAALLTGRNHHSAHMGTICEIAYGFPGYDSVLPQSTATVAQVLQMNGYSTALFGKAHFTPTWETGPAGPFDRWPTGLGFERFYGFLGGDTSQYEPALYDQTTPVEPYLGRDDYHLTEDLADKTIEWIRMQKTSAPDKPFFVYLAPGATHSPHHVWPEWSDRFAGQFDDGWDALREQTYARQIEMGIIPPGTQLTPRPEQIPAWADYDDRYKPVARRLMEVYAGFLAHTDAQIGRVVEAIDELGQWDDTLFIYICGDNGASAEGTLHGAWSSPAFQNGLPEDPEWLLAHLADFGTARCENHYNVGWAWALDAPFQWMKQVASHFGGTRNGMAISWPRGITGAGEQRSQFHHVIDIVPTILEVTGIEMPERVNGIEQKPIEGVSMRYSFDDATAESRRTTQYFEIFGNRAVYHEGWMACCFHGRLPWIRAQRNIPFGDAERWELYHIADDFSQSADLAEQYPDKLAELQAVFDAEARKYDVYPLSDATLARALPVNRPSLLGDRTSVTYYPGQLRIPEPVTLSYTSTSFMLRAQLHIPPGGAQGVVISVGGAMAGWSLYLQDGVPSFAYNYLGHELTTVTAPRPLPEGPVNLGLSLDYDGGGLGKGASVTLLVDHAAVVSGRLERTVPFRFSMSGETLDVGVDTGSPVAPYGHDFRFTGRIDRIDVTVDPHPADLAAAIAEAEMRAALGSQ is encoded by the coding sequence GTGGTCGACCTACCGCGCGGCAACGAACCATTCACCGGGGCCATCAACCCGACGGTGGCCGGGTCCACCCCGGTCAAGCCGACGATCACCTATCCACCCGCCGGTGCCCCCAACGTCGTGATCGTGTTGCTCGACGACGTCGGGTTCGGCGCCGCGTCCACGTTCGGCGGGCCGGTTCCCACGCCCACTCTCGAACGCATTGCCGGAGCGGGCTTGCGCTACAACCAGTTTCACACTACCGCCCTGTGCTCCCCGACGCGTGCCGCGCTGCTGACCGGACGCAACCACCACAGCGCCCACATGGGGACCATCTGCGAGATCGCCTACGGATTCCCCGGCTACGACAGCGTGCTGCCGCAGAGCACCGCGACCGTCGCACAGGTCCTGCAAATGAACGGCTACAGCACCGCGCTGTTCGGCAAGGCGCACTTCACCCCCACCTGGGAGACCGGCCCCGCCGGCCCGTTCGACCGCTGGCCCACCGGCCTTGGCTTCGAGCGCTTCTACGGTTTCCTGGGCGGCGACACATCGCAGTACGAGCCGGCGCTTTACGACCAGACCACACCCGTCGAGCCGTATCTGGGGCGCGACGACTATCACCTCACCGAGGATCTTGCCGACAAGACGATCGAGTGGATCCGGATGCAGAAGACGTCGGCGCCCGACAAGCCGTTTTTCGTGTACTTGGCGCCCGGGGCGACACACAGCCCGCACCACGTGTGGCCGGAGTGGTCCGACCGGTTCGCCGGCCAGTTCGACGACGGCTGGGATGCGTTGCGGGAGCAGACATACGCCCGCCAGATCGAGATGGGCATCATCCCACCCGGCACGCAGTTGACCCCTCGCCCCGAGCAGATACCCGCCTGGGCGGACTACGACGATCGATACAAGCCGGTGGCCCGGCGCCTGATGGAGGTCTACGCCGGGTTCCTGGCCCACACCGACGCCCAGATCGGGCGGGTGGTCGAGGCCATCGACGAGTTGGGGCAATGGGACGACACGCTGTTCATCTATATCTGCGGTGACAACGGCGCGTCGGCCGAGGGAACGCTGCACGGTGCCTGGAGCTCGCCGGCGTTCCAAAACGGACTGCCCGAGGACCCCGAATGGCTGCTTGCACACCTGGCCGATTTCGGCACGGCGCGCTGCGAGAACCACTACAACGTCGGCTGGGCCTGGGCGCTCGACGCGCCGTTCCAGTGGATGAAGCAGGTGGCATCCCATTTTGGCGGCACCCGCAACGGAATGGCCATCTCCTGGCCGCGCGGTATCACCGGCGCGGGGGAGCAGCGCAGCCAGTTTCACCACGTCATCGACATCGTCCCCACCATCCTGGAGGTCACCGGCATCGAGATGCCCGAGCGCGTCAACGGCATCGAGCAGAAGCCGATCGAAGGGGTCAGCATGCGGTACTCGTTCGACGACGCCACCGCCGAAAGCCGGCGCACCACGCAGTATTTCGAGATCTTCGGCAATCGTGCCGTCTACCACGAAGGCTGGATGGCGTGCTGCTTCCATGGCCGGCTGCCCTGGATCCGCGCCCAGCGCAATATCCCGTTCGGCGACGCCGAGCGCTGGGAGCTCTACCACATCGCCGACGACTTCAGCCAGAGCGCCGACCTGGCCGAGCAGTACCCGGACAAACTCGCCGAGCTGCAGGCCGTTTTCGACGCCGAAGCACGCAAGTACGACGTCTACCCGCTCAGCGATGCCACGCTGGCGCGGGCGCTGCCTGTCAACCGGCCGAGCCTGCTCGGTGATCGCACCTCGGTCACCTACTACCCGGGTCAGTTACGCATCCCCGAACCGGTGACGCTGAGCTACACCAGTACGTCGTTCATGTTGCGGGCACAGTTGCACATCCCGCCGGGGGGTGCTCAGGGGGTGGTCATCTCTGTCGGCGGGGCGATGGCCGGGTGGAGCCTTTATCTGCAAGACGGGGTGCCCAGCTTTGCCTACAACTATCTGGGCCACGAACTCACCACAGTCACCGCACCCCGGCCACTGCCCGAAGGCCCTGTGAATCTTGGGCTTTCGCTCGACTACGACGGCGGGGGACTGGGCAAGGGCGCATCGGTGACGCTGCTGGTCGACCACGCCGCCGTGGTCAGCGGCCGGTTGGAGCGCACCGTCCCGTTCCGGTTCTCGATGAGCGGCGAAACGCTGGACGTCGGCGTCGATACCGGGTCTCCGGTCGCACCGTACGGGCATGACTTCCGGTTCACCGGCCGGATCGATCGCATCGACGTCACCGTCGACCCGCATCCGGCCGATCTCGCCGCCGCGATCGCCGAAGCTGAGATGCGCGCCGCGCTGGGCTCACAGTAG
- a CDS encoding GAP family protein, whose translation MWSSLIPLILGGVLEPIEIAITIMLLGTPSHLRTAGAWVGGHIGTRLLQGLIFGTILHWGTRARSTDATHPHHWIVSTVLLVVALLFLVTAARELLSDDDPEAPPPKWMTMLTTATPTKAFFIGAGVITVSVKTWVFTLAAISVIGNAGLPRAANIASYIAFVLLAMSANLLIIAMAALFPTQSRTLLDRILRWLQDNNRPIMVVVGTVFGLWFGWKALHGLGIL comes from the coding sequence ATGTGGAGCAGCCTTATCCCGCTGATTCTCGGCGGCGTCCTGGAACCGATCGAGATCGCGATCACGATCATGTTGCTGGGCACGCCATCGCATCTGCGGACGGCCGGCGCCTGGGTCGGCGGGCATATCGGCACCCGCCTGTTGCAGGGCCTCATATTCGGCACCATCCTGCACTGGGGCACCCGTGCCCGCAGCACTGACGCGACGCACCCGCACCACTGGATTGTGTCGACCGTCCTCCTGGTGGTCGCCCTGCTGTTTCTCGTCACCGCGGCGCGAGAATTGTTGAGCGACGACGATCCCGAAGCGCCACCGCCGAAGTGGATGACGATGCTGACGACGGCGACGCCCACCAAGGCCTTCTTCATCGGCGCGGGTGTCATCACGGTTTCGGTCAAGACCTGGGTGTTCACTCTGGCCGCGATCAGCGTGATCGGCAACGCGGGGCTGCCGCGCGCCGCCAATATCGCTTCCTACATCGCGTTCGTGCTGCTGGCCATGAGCGCCAACCTGCTGATCATCGCCATGGCCGCATTATTCCCCACCCAGTCACGCACCCTGCTGGACCGGATCCTGCGCTGGCTCCAGGACAACAACCGACCCATCATGGTCGTCGTGGGCACGGTTTTCGGACTCTGGTTCGGGTGGAAAGCCTTGCATGGCTTGGGAATTCTCTAA
- a CDS encoding bile acid:sodium symporter family protein: MTAAEAAKLAFQISLFVVILGYGLTAQFGDVGYLTQRPALLVRSLLAVLVVAPGVAVLLVQVMDLRPEIAIALVTLAISPLPPLLPRRGEKAGGHVQFGLGLVIVLAVLAVPVLAVAATLLGNVFGHQYVVSPGAIGRLMLVSVLAPLIAGMTIGAVWPAAAKRIAGPIESAQRWVLPVAMIVLLVAVAPRMWKLVGESTLVAMAVFVVATLAAGHLLGGPDRRFSAVVAFASSCRHPATALAIASANFPGTDEHGAVALYGLITAGVGILYIRWVRRHEAASPG, encoded by the coding sequence GTGACAGCGGCAGAAGCGGCGAAGCTCGCCTTCCAGATAAGCCTGTTCGTCGTGATCCTGGGTTACGGATTGACCGCACAGTTCGGCGACGTGGGCTACCTGACGCAACGCCCGGCACTGCTGGTGCGGTCGCTGTTGGCGGTCCTCGTCGTTGCACCCGGGGTGGCGGTGCTGCTGGTACAGGTGATGGATCTGCGGCCGGAGATCGCCATCGCGCTGGTGACGTTGGCGATCTCGCCCCTGCCGCCTTTGTTGCCCCGCCGCGGGGAAAAGGCCGGCGGGCATGTCCAATTCGGGTTGGGCCTGGTCATCGTGCTGGCGGTGCTCGCCGTTCCCGTGCTCGCCGTGGCTGCGACCTTGCTGGGCAACGTATTCGGGCATCAGTACGTGGTCAGCCCAGGGGCGATCGGCAGGCTGATGCTGGTGTCGGTGTTGGCGCCGCTCATTGCGGGGATGACGATCGGGGCGGTCTGGCCGGCGGCGGCCAAGCGCATCGCGGGTCCCATCGAGAGTGCCCAGCGCTGGGTGCTGCCGGTGGCAATGATCGTGCTGTTGGTCGCCGTGGCGCCGCGGATGTGGAAGCTGGTGGGCGAATCCACCCTTGTCGCCATGGCGGTATTCGTCGTGGCGACCTTGGCCGCGGGGCATCTGTTGGGTGGGCCCGATCGCCGGTTTTCGGCGGTGGTGGCTTTCGCGAGCAGCTGCCGCCACCCGGCGACCGCGTTGGCCATCGCGTCGGCGAACTTTCCCGGCACCGACGAGCACGGGGCGGTTGCGCTGTACGGCCTGATCACTGCCGGGGTCGGCATCCTCTACATCCGTTGGGTGCGGCGGCACGAAGCTGCCTCGCCCGGTTAG
- a CDS encoding peroxiredoxin, with protein MTVTDTPTAAMPRIGEPAPAFTAVTTQGPINFPADYAGKWVIFFSHPADFTPVCTSEFMTFASMQQEFAAYNTELVGLSVDSLYSHIAWLRTVKDKISFRGMHDVEVGFPLVEDVSMQVAQKYGMIMPGEDATKAVRAVFIIDPGGIVRAIIYYPLSLGRNFDELLRAVKALQTADRFDVATPADWRPGDRVIVPPAGSCGTAKERMDGHVAGVECDDWFFCTKELGADDVESAIRVDGRA; from the coding sequence ATGACCGTCACCGACACTCCCACCGCCGCCATGCCCCGGATCGGGGAACCAGCACCGGCTTTTACCGCCGTCACCACCCAGGGCCCGATCAACTTCCCTGCCGACTATGCCGGCAAGTGGGTGATCTTCTTCTCCCATCCAGCGGATTTCACGCCGGTGTGCACGAGCGAATTCATGACGTTCGCGTCGATGCAGCAGGAGTTCGCGGCCTATAACACCGAGCTGGTCGGCTTGTCCGTGGACTCGCTGTACAGCCACATCGCTTGGTTACGAACGGTCAAGGACAAGATCAGTTTCCGCGGTATGCATGACGTGGAAGTCGGTTTCCCGCTGGTCGAGGATGTCTCGATGCAGGTCGCGCAGAAGTACGGGATGATCATGCCGGGCGAGGACGCCACGAAGGCGGTGCGCGCAGTCTTCATCATCGACCCCGGGGGCATAGTCCGCGCGATCATCTATTACCCGTTGAGCCTCGGACGCAACTTCGACGAGCTGTTGCGAGCGGTCAAGGCGCTGCAGACGGCCGATCGCTTCGATGTCGCGACGCCCGCCGATTGGCGCCCCGGAGACCGGGTGATTGTGCCACCGGCGGGTTCGTGCGGCACCGCCAAGGAGCGAATGGATGGTCACGTCGCGGGCGTCGAGTGCGACGACTGGTTCTTCTGCACCAAAGAACTCGGCGCCGATGACGTCGAGTCGGCGATTCGAGTCGATGGCCGTGCCTGA
- a CDS encoding STAS/SEC14 domain-containing protein, with the protein MIEYDLDTDHSILLVRPKSALDSDDFDQLAKTADPHIEATGDLAGLIIDAPGFPGWDSFGAMVTHFRFVRDHHKHVKKVAVVTDSHLGDVVEHLASHFVAATIRHFPAAQTEEARRWIIDGS; encoded by the coding sequence ATGATCGAATACGACTTGGACACCGACCACTCGATCCTGCTGGTGCGACCCAAATCCGCGCTCGACAGCGACGACTTCGACCAACTCGCGAAGACGGCTGACCCCCATATCGAGGCGACGGGCGACCTGGCCGGGCTCATCATCGATGCTCCCGGGTTTCCCGGCTGGGACAGCTTCGGTGCGATGGTCACCCACTTCCGATTCGTCCGAGATCACCACAAGCACGTGAAAAAGGTCGCGGTGGTCACCGACTCTCATCTTGGAGATGTCGTCGAGCATCTGGCGTCACACTTCGTGGCGGCAACGATTCGTCACTTTCCCGCCGCACAGACCGAAGAAGCACGAAGATGGATTATCGACGGCTCCTGA